One Enterobacter asburiae genomic window, CCGCGCTCTCATTAATTTCCCTTTCGGCATACATTTCTGCTTGCCTCACAAAGCGGTACGGGTGGTATAGTCAAAAAAACAACACAAATCGCATAAGTAATACACATAAAATACGATAAGAGGTTCTTATATCTATGGATCAGACACGCTCACTGGAAAGTTTCCTTGCCCATGTTCAACAGCGCGACCCGCACCAAAGCGAGTTCGCGCAGGCCGTACGAGAAGTTATGACCACCCTGTGGCCCTTCCTTGAACAAAACCCGCGTTATCGCCAGATGTCGCTGCTTGAACGCCTTGTCGAGCCAGAGCGCGTAATCCAGTTCCGCGTGACGTGGGTTGACGATCGCAATCAGGTACAGGTTAATCGTGCGTGGCGCGTACAGTTTAACTCGGCCATTGGCCCGTTTAAGGGCGGCATGCGTTTTCATCCGTCCGTAAACCTGTCGATTCTGAAATTCCTCGGCTTCGAGCAAACCTTTAAAAACGCGCTCACCACGCTCCCGATGGGCGGCGGGAAAGGCGGCAGCGATTTCGACCCGAAAGGCAAAAGCGAAGGCGAAGTGATGCGCTTCTGCCAGGCGCTGATGACTGAACTCTACCGCCACCTTGGTCCTGACACCGACGTGCCTGCCGGTGATATCGGCGTGGGCGGACGTGAAGTGGGCTTTATGGCCGGGATGATGAAAAAGCTCTCCAACAACAGCGCCTGCGTCTTTACCGGCAAGGGGCTGTCGTTTGGCGGGAGCCTGATCCGCCCGGAAGCGACCGGATACGGCCTGGTTTACTTCACCGAGGCCATGCTCAAGCGCCACGGTTTAGGCTTTGAAGGCATGCGCGTCGCGGTGTCCGGCTCCGGTAACGTGGCCCAGTACGCGATTGAGAAAGCGATGCAGTTTGGCGCTCGCGTGGTGACCGCCTCTGACTCCAGCGGCACGGTGGTGGATGAAGCGGGCTTCACGGCAGAGAAACTGGCGCGCCTGTGTGAAATCAAAGCCAGCCGCGACGGTCGCGTGGCGGATTATGCCCGGGAGTTTGGCCTGACCTACCTCGAAGGTAAACAGCCGTGGGGCGTGCCGGTGGATATCGCCCTCCCATGCGCCACGCAGAACGAGCTGGATGTTGAAGCCGCGCGTACATTGATTAGCAACGGCGTAAAAGCGGTGGCCGAAGGGGCGAACATGCCGACCACCATCGACGCGACGGACCTGTTCCTGGAAGCGGGCGTGCTGTTTGCTCCGGGCAAGGCTGCTAACGCGGGCGGCGTGGCGACCTCTGGCCTCGAGATGGCGCAAAACGCCGCGCGTCTCGGCTGGAAGGCGGAGAAAGTGGATGCGCGCCTGCACCATATCATGCTGGATATTCACCATGCCTGCGTGGAGTACGGCGGCGAGGCATCGCAAACCAACTACGTGCGCGGAGCGAATATTGCCGGGTTCGTGAAGGTGGCGGATGCGATGATTGGGCAGGGTGTGATTTAAGGTTTCGCTGCGTTCTCGCCCTTGTAGGCCCGGTAAGCGTTAGCGCCACCGGGCTTTTTTCCGGCCGCAGAGCTGCTTTTCGCCGGGTGGCGGCTGCGCCTTACCCGGCCTACGGTTTAAGAGGCTGCCGCGCTCTTTTTCTTTTTAAACGGTTTCTTCGCGCCGCTACCGGGTGCAACCATCCCTCTGAACGTTTTCACCGGCGTGCTGCGCGCCTGATCGATCAGCTGATAAAGCGTCACGACCAGCGGCTGCATAAAGTCCTGGTAGCGGCACTGCTTCTCGCTGATCTGCGTCAGCACCGATTCCCAGTGCGCGGTCATGTCCGGCCTGGCGGCCAGCTCCGGCAGAGAGTGGATTAGCGCGCGTCCCGGCTCCGTTGAGTGGATGTAGCGTCCCTTTTTCTCCAGGAAGCCGCGCTTAAAGAGCAGCTCGATGATCCCCGCGCGGGTAGCTTCCGTCCCCAGACCGTCGGTGGCGCGCAGGATCTTCTTCAGATCTTTATCCTGCACAAACCGGGCGATCCCGGTCATCGCCGACAGCAGCGTCGCATCGGTGAAATGGCGCGGGGGCTGGGTCTGACGTTCAACCACTTCGCCCTTCTCGCACAGCAGTTCGTCATCTTTAGCGACCACCGGCAGCGGCGTGCCGTCGTTTTCTTCGTCGCGCTCTTTATTCCCCAGCAGCGTGCGCCAGCCTGCCTCTGCGAGGAAACGCGCTTTGGCGATAAATTTGCCTTTGGCAATCTCAAGCTCAATCACGCACTTGCGGAATACGGCGTCCGGGCAGAACTGCATCAGGTACTGACGGGCGATCAGGTTATAGACCTTCGCTTCGTTATCCGTCAGGTTGACGCTGCTGGCGCGCGCCGTCGGGATAATCGCGTGGTGGGCATCCACCTTTTTATCATCCCAGCAGCGGTTATGGGTGTCCGGGTTTACCGCCGGCTGCGGGAGCAGATCCGGCGCGTGCACGCCGATGGCGTTCATCACCGAGTGGCGTCCGGCAAAGTGCTCTTCCGGCAGATAGCGGCTGTCCGAACGCGGATAAGTGATGAGCTTATGGGTTTCGTAGAGCTTCTGACAGATATCCAGCACGTTCTGCGCGCTCAGGCCAAACTTTTTGGCCGCCTCAATCTGCAGGGCCGACAGCGAAAACGGCAGCGGCGCGGGTTCTGATTCCCGTTTATCGTTATAGCTGGTGACGATTGCGGGCTGCCCGGTAATGCGGTTAACCACATGATCGGCCAGCGGACGATGGAGCAGGCGCCCCTCTTCATCCTGGTACGATTCGCAGGCATCGCTCGGCTGCCAGACGGCGGTAAAGCGTTCGTCTTTAGGCGTGACGATATGCGCTTTCACCTCAAAGAAATCTTTAGCGACGAAGTTCTCAATCTCTTCGTCACGACGCACCACCAGCCCCAGCACCGGCGTCTGCACGCGGCCCACGGAAAGTACGCCCTGATAGCCCGCGTTGCGCCCAAGAATGGTGTAGGCGCGGGTCATGTTGATGCCGTACAGCCAGTCGGCGCGGGCGCGGGCTAAAGCCGAGACGCACAGCGGAATAAACTCGCTGTTGGCGCGCAGGCGCGAAATTGCCCGCTCGACGGCCTGCGGGTTGAGGTCGTTAATCAGGCAGCGCTGCACCTGCTGGCGCTTTTCCGGCGCCAGCTCAAGATAGTCCAGCACCTCATCCACCAGCAGCTGACCTTCCCTGTCCGGGTCACCCGCGTGCACGATTTCAGCGGCGTCATGGAGAAAGCGCTTGATCACGTTGAGCTGTTTGGTGACCGAAGGCCGGGGCTGCAGGCGCCATTTTTCCGGCACGATGGGCAGATCGTTCAAATTCCAGCGGGCGTAGCGGCTGTCGTAGACATCCGGCTGCGCCTGCTCAAGCAGGTGACCAATACACCAGGTGACCACCTGCCCGTTACCGCATTCGATAAAGCCGTCACCTTTGCGATGCGGTTTAGGCAGCACGTCGGCGATGGCGCGGGCCAGGCTCGGCTTTTCGGCAATAAACAACCGCATCGAATTAACGGATCTCAATCATCGGTCGACCACCGCGCGCGGTCACCAGCTCGCCGATCGCCGTCAGGGTGATGCCGAACTCGGCGGCAGTGGCCTGTACCTCGGCTTCGGATTCCGGCGTGACCGCCAGCAGCAGGCCGCCGGAGGTTTGCGGATCGCACAGCAGGTTGCGCCACTCCTCAGGCATCTCGCCCATCAGGTGACCGTAGCTGGCGAAGTTGCGCTGAGTACCGCCCGGGACCGCGCCCTGAGCAATATACTCCTCCACGCCCGGCAGCTTCGGCACGTCCTGATACCAGACCTGCGCCTGCACGCCCGCGCCCTGACACACTTCAGAGAGGTGCCCCAGCAGACCAAAACCGGTGACGTCGGTCATCGCCTTCACGCCGTCGATATTGGCAAACGCCGCACCGGCGAGGTTCATCTGGCACATGACTTCCGTTGCCAGACCTTTGTGCTCCGGTTTCAGCAGGGATTTTTTCTCAGCCGTAGTCAGCACGCCAATGCCCAGCGGCTTGGTAAGGAACAGTTTGCAGCCCGCCTGCGCGGTGCTGTTGCGCTTCACGCGTTCGGTCGGCACCACGCCGGTGACGGCCAGACCGAAGATCGGTTCGGGCGCATCAATAGAGTGACCACCGGCCAGCGCAATCCCCGCCTGCTGGCAGGCAAAACGACCGCCATCAATCACTTCACGGGCCACTTCCGGCGGGATGGTGTTGATCGGCCAGCCCAGAATGGCAATCGCCATGATCGGCTTACCGCCCATGGCGAAGATATCGCTGATGGCGTTGGTAGCCGCAATGCGACCGAAGTCGAACGGGTTGTCGACAATCGGCATAAAGAAGTCAGTGGTGCTGATAATGCTGGTGCCGTTACCTAAGTCATAAACTGCAGCATCGTCACGCGTTTCATTGCCGACAAGCAGGTTCGGGTCGACAAACTTCGCCTGTTCACTGTGCAGGATGGTCTCCAGCACTTTCGGGGAAATTTTACAACCGCAACCGGCTCCGTGGCTGTACTGCGTTAAACGAATGGTTTGCTCGCTCATGGACGTCTCCTGTCATCTCAATCGCGCTATGGTAGCGCTCATTCCATAAAGAGGTAAGTATGACTGTCTGAATTCTGCGGCAGATGCTCAGAATCCAGACAGTTTAGCGTGCGTTATCAGAAACGGCTGACGAAAGGCGTGGTGTCCGGCACGCTGATGGTGCTGGAGGCTTTAAGCTGTGGGGTGCCGAGATAGAGGAAGCCGACAATTTTATCGTGCTCGCCACAGACGAACCCATCACGCACGACCGAACTTTCGGTCAGCGGCCCGGTGCGCCAGATGCCATTGAAGCCCTGCGCGACGGCGGCCATCTGCATTGCCATCACCGCGCAGCCTGCGGACATTTCCTGCTCCCAGACCGGCACCTTATGGTCAGCCTGGCATTTCGCCACGACAGCGATAATCATCGGGGCGCGGAACGGAGCATTGCGCGCCTTGTCGATACCTTTCTCATCCTGCCCGGCGGCAACCGCGCCCTGCTCCAGCAGTTGGCTAAAACGATCGCGGCCTTCGCCTTCAATCACAAAGAAGTGCCACGGCTGCAGCGTACCGTGATCGGGGGCACGCATGCCGGCACGCAGAATGTTCTCCAGCTGCTCGCCTGCCGGGGCAGGTTCGGCCAGACGGGAAGCGCTACGGCGGTTAACAAGCAGTTCGAGTGCGTCCATTGGTTAACTCCTTTCTTGAAATTTACTCACAAAATTAACACGGCGGCAGATTTTGTTACAGCCTGGCAGGCGATTCCTGCTGACAAGTGGCGGTTGGGTCATTACGATAACCCAACATTACCGTCCAGTGGCGACGGAAACAGTCATTTTCTGGTTAGGGAGAATACATGCGAACCCTTTGGCGAATCTTTGCCGGTTTCTTTAAATGGACGTGGAGACTGCTCAACTTCGTCCGCAACCTGGTGATGAACATCTTCTTCATCTTCCTGGTTCTGGTTTGCGCGGGCATCTGGATGCATATCAGCAATGCGAATCAGGCGCAGCATTCAACGCGCGGCGCGCTATTACTCGATATCACCGGCGTTATTGTTGATAAGCCGTCCACCAGCAGTCGCCTGAGCGTGATTGGTCGCCAGCTGTTTGGCGCAACCTCAGATCGTCTGCAGGAAAATTCCCTGTTTGATATCGTCGATACCATCCGCCAGGCCAAAGACGACCGTAACATCACCGGGATCGTACTGGATCTGAAAGATTTTGCCGGAGGCGATCAGCCTTCAATGCAATACATCGGTAAAGCGCTGCGCGAATTCCGCGACAGCGGCAAGCCGGTGATTGCCGTGGGCGACAGCTACAGCCAGGGACAATATTATCTGGCGAGCTTCGCCAATAAAATCTGGCTCTCCCCGCAGGGCACGGTGGATCTGCACGGCTTTGCCACCAACGGCCTGTACTACAAATCTCTGCTCGACAAGCTGAAGGTCACCACCCACGTCTTCCGCGTCGGCACGTATAAATCAGCCGTCGAGCCGTTTATCCGCGACGATATGTCCCCTGCCGCCCGTGAAGCGGACAGCCGCTGGATTGGCGAGCTGTGGCAGAACTATCTGGGCACCGTTGCCGCCAACCGCCAGATTACGCCTGAGCAGGCGTTCCCGGGCGCAAAGGGCGTGCTGGAAGGCCTGCGTAAGGTTGACGGTGATACCGCGAAATATGCGCTGGATAACAAACTGGTTGATGCCCTGGGCACCAGCGCCGAGATTGAAAAATCCCTGAGCAAGCAGTTTGGCTGGAGCAAAGAGGATAAAAATTACAGCGCCATCAGCATGTATGATTACTCGACGAAAAAGCCGGATGACAGCGGTGACAGCGTAGCCGTGGTGTTTGCCAACGGCGCCATCATGGACGGTCAGGAGACCCCGGGTAACGTGGGCGGAGATACTACCGCGTCACAAATCCGCGATGCTCGCCTGGATCCGAAAGTGAAAGCGATTGTCCTTCGGGTGAACAGCCCTGGCGGCAGCGTCAGTGCCTCTGAAGTGATCCGCGCTGAACTGGCCGCGGCGCGCGCCGCCGGCAAGCCGGTCGTCGTATCCATGGGCGGAATGGCCGCCTCCGGGGGTTACTGGATCTCAACGCCAGCCAACTACATCGTGGCTAACCCAAGCACGCTGACCGGCTCGATTGGCATCTTCGGGGTGATCAACACCGTGGAGAACAGCCTGGATTCCCTGGGCGTGCATACCGATGGGGTGGCCACCTCTCCGCTGGCGGATGTGTCGGTGACCAAATCTCTGCCGCCGGAAGTCTCTGAAATGATGCAGCTCAGCATTGAGAACGGCTATAAACGCTTTATCACCCTGGTCGCGGACTCGCGTAAAAAGACGCCTGAGCAGATCGACCAGATCGCACAGGGCCACGTCTGGACCGGCCAGGATGCGAAGAGCAACGGTCTGGTGGACAGCCTGGGCGACTTCGATGACGCGGTGAAGAAAGCCGCCGAGCTGGCGAAGCTCAAGCAGTGGCATATCGAGTATTACCAGGACGAGCCGTCGTTCTTCGATATGGTCATGGACAGCATGTCCGGCTCGGTACGCGCCATGCTGCCGGAGGCGATGCAGGCTTACCTGCCTGCGCCGGTTGCCACGGCGGCGAAAGCGATGAAGGCGGAAAGCGATAAGCTCGCGGCCTTTAACGATCCACAGAGTCGTTACGCGTTTTGCCTGACCTGCGCTAACGTCCGTTAAAAACCGTCCCCTCTTCCCGCGAAGAGGGGATTTTTTTCTTTTGAAGAACAAGAACTCACTACCATGCAGAAGAAATCGATTTATGTAGCCTACACCGGCGGTACCATCGGTATGCAGCGCTCTGAAAACGGCTATATCCCTGTCTCCGGCCACCTGCAGCGTCAGCTTGCGCTGATGCCAGAATTCCACCGTCCGGAAATGCCTGACTTCACCATCCACGAATACGAGCCGCTGATGGACTCCTCCGACATGACGCCGGAAGACTGGCAGCACATCGCGGATGACATTAAAGCCCATTACGACCAGTACGACGGCTTCGTGATCCTGCACGGCACCGACACCATGGCGTTTACCGCCTCGGCGCTCTCCTTCATGCTGGAGAACCTGAGCAAGCCGGTTATCGTCACCGGGTCGCAAATCCCGCTGGCTGAGCTGCGCTCAGACGGGCAGATCAACCTGCTGAACTCCCTCTACGTTGCGGCGAATTACCCGATTAACGAAGTGTCGCTGTTCTTTAACAACCGTCTGTATCGCGGCAACCGCACAACCAAAGCTCATGCCGACGGTTTTGACGCCTTCGCCTCCCCTAACCTGCAGCCGCTGCTGGAGGCCGGGATTCATATCCGTCGTCTGGGCACGCCGCCTGCGCCGAACACCGCCGGCGAGCTGATTGTGCATCCGATTACTCCGCAACCGATTGGCGTGGTTACCATCTATCCGGGTATCTCTGCGGACGTGGTGCGTAACTTCCTGCGTCAGCCGGTGAAAGCGCTGATTTTGCGCTCCTACGGCGTCGGCAATGCGCCGCAGAACGGCGAATTCCTGAAAGAGCTTCAGGAAGCCAGCGAGCGCGGAATTGTGGTCGTGAACCTGACCCAGTGCATGTCCGGAAAGGTCAACATGGGCGGCTATGCCACCGGTAACGCGCTGGCGCATGCGGGTGTTATCAGCGGCTTCGATATGACCGTTGAGGCAACGCTGACTAAACTTCACTATTTACTGAGTCAGGATCTGGACATTCAGTCCATTCGCAGCGCGATGATGCAAAACCTGCGTGGCGAGCTGACCCCGGACGAATAAGGAGTGCTCATGAAGCAACGCGCCCTGCTACTGGTCGATTTGCAAAATGATTTCTGCGCGGGCGGTGCGCTGGCCGTCGCCGAAGGTGACAGCACCGTTGACGTGGCAAACACGCTGATGGACTGGTGCAAAGCCCGCGGCGAAGCGGTTGTTGCAAGCCAGGACTGGCACCCGGCGAACCACGGCAGCTTTGCCAGCCAGCACGACGTCGAGCCTTTCACTCAGGGGGAACTCGACGGGCTGGCGCAAACCTTCTGGCCGGATCACTGCGTACAGCAGACGGAAGGCGCGGAGCTACATCCGCTCCTGAATCAGAAAGCCATCGACGCGGTGTTCCACAAAGGTGAAAACCCGGCTATCGACAGCTATAGCGCGTTTTTTGATAACGGGCATCGCCAGAAAACGGCGCTGGACGCGTGGTTACGTCATCACGAAATCACGGAGCTGATTGTGCTGGGCCTGGCGACGGATTACTGCGTGAAGTTTACCGTTCTGGACGCGCTCCAGTTAGGTTACACCGTCAGCGTCATCACCGACGGCTGCCGCGGGGTGAACATTCACCCGCAGGACAGCGCTCAGGCGTTTATGGATATGGCTGCGGAAGGCGCGACGCTGTATACGCTCGAAGACTGGCTGGAGACGCAGGCGTAAGTCTTTTAAGCCGGGTGGCGGCTGCGCCTTACCCGGCCGACCTTTCCCCGTAGGCCGGGTAAGGCGCAGCCGCCACCCGCAATTCCCCTCTCCGATCCCCATAAAGTGAACTCCCTCGCATCCTTAGCGAAGCGGCAATGCTATTCTCTTTAGGCTGTTTTTTCGCCACGCCTTTTCCGTGGCGTGGTTAATTTTATTAAGTCAAAGAGGAACTTGTATGAAACGTTTGCCCTTGCTGGCAGCATTACCCCTGCTTTGCGCGTCAGTTGCCTCCGCCAGTACCCTGATGTCAGTGGGCTACTTTAACGGGGGTGGCGATGTCACCGCCGGACCGGG contains:
- the gdhA gene encoding NADP-specific glutamate dehydrogenase, which produces MDQTRSLESFLAHVQQRDPHQSEFAQAVREVMTTLWPFLEQNPRYRQMSLLERLVEPERVIQFRVTWVDDRNQVQVNRAWRVQFNSAIGPFKGGMRFHPSVNLSILKFLGFEQTFKNALTTLPMGGGKGGSDFDPKGKSEGEVMRFCQALMTELYRHLGPDTDVPAGDIGVGGREVGFMAGMMKKLSNNSACVFTGKGLSFGGSLIRPEATGYGLVYFTEAMLKRHGLGFEGMRVAVSGSGNVAQYAIEKAMQFGARVVTASDSSGTVVDEAGFTAEKLARLCEIKASRDGRVADYAREFGLTYLEGKQPWGVPVDIALPCATQNELDVEAARTLISNGVKAVAEGANMPTTIDATDLFLEAGVLFAPGKAANAGGVATSGLEMAQNAARLGWKAEKVDARLHHIMLDIHHACVEYGGEASQTNYVRGANIAGFVKVADAMIGQGVI
- the pncA gene encoding bifunctional nicotinamidase/pyrazinamidase — its product is MKQRALLLVDLQNDFCAGGALAVAEGDSTVDVANTLMDWCKARGEAVVASQDWHPANHGSFASQHDVEPFTQGELDGLAQTFWPDHCVQQTEGAELHPLLNQKAIDAVFHKGENPAIDSYSAFFDNGHRQKTALDAWLRHHEITELIVLGLATDYCVKFTVLDALQLGYTVSVITDGCRGVNIHPQDSAQAFMDMAAEGATLYTLEDWLETQA
- the selD gene encoding selenide, water dikinase SelD translates to MSEQTIRLTQYSHGAGCGCKISPKVLETILHSEQAKFVDPNLLVGNETRDDAAVYDLGNGTSIISTTDFFMPIVDNPFDFGRIAATNAISDIFAMGGKPIMAIAILGWPINTIPPEVAREVIDGGRFACQQAGIALAGGHSIDAPEPIFGLAVTGVVPTERVKRNSTAQAGCKLFLTKPLGIGVLTTAEKKSLLKPEHKGLATEVMCQMNLAGAAFANIDGVKAMTDVTGFGLLGHLSEVCQGAGVQAQVWYQDVPKLPGVEEYIAQGAVPGGTQRNFASYGHLMGEMPEEWRNLLCDPQTSGGLLLAVTPESEAEVQATAAEFGITLTAIGELVTARGGRPMIEIR
- the sppA gene encoding signal peptide peptidase SppA; the protein is MRTLWRIFAGFFKWTWRLLNFVRNLVMNIFFIFLVLVCAGIWMHISNANQAQHSTRGALLLDITGVIVDKPSTSSRLSVIGRQLFGATSDRLQENSLFDIVDTIRQAKDDRNITGIVLDLKDFAGGDQPSMQYIGKALREFRDSGKPVIAVGDSYSQGQYYLASFANKIWLSPQGTVDLHGFATNGLYYKSLLDKLKVTTHVFRVGTYKSAVEPFIRDDMSPAAREADSRWIGELWQNYLGTVAANRQITPEQAFPGAKGVLEGLRKVDGDTAKYALDNKLVDALGTSAEIEKSLSKQFGWSKEDKNYSAISMYDYSTKKPDDSGDSVAVVFANGAIMDGQETPGNVGGDTTASQIRDARLDPKVKAIVLRVNSPGGSVSASEVIRAELAAARAAGKPVVVSMGGMAASGGYWISTPANYIVANPSTLTGSIGIFGVINTVENSLDSLGVHTDGVATSPLADVSVTKSLPPEVSEMMQLSIENGYKRFITLVADSRKKTPEQIDQIAQGHVWTGQDAKSNGLVDSLGDFDDAVKKAAELAKLKQWHIEYYQDEPSFFDMVMDSMSGSVRAMLPEAMQAYLPAPVATAAKAMKAESDKLAAFNDPQSRYAFCLTCANVR
- a CDS encoding NAD(P)H nitroreductase — translated: MDALELLVNRRSASRLAEPAPAGEQLENILRAGMRAPDHGTLQPWHFFVIEGEGRDRFSQLLEQGAVAAGQDEKGIDKARNAPFRAPMIIAVVAKCQADHKVPVWEQEMSAGCAVMAMQMAAVAQGFNGIWRTGPLTESSVVRDGFVCGEHDKIVGFLYLGTPQLKASSTISVPDTTPFVSRF
- the ansA gene encoding asparaginase yields the protein MQKKSIYVAYTGGTIGMQRSENGYIPVSGHLQRQLALMPEFHRPEMPDFTIHEYEPLMDSSDMTPEDWQHIADDIKAHYDQYDGFVILHGTDTMAFTASALSFMLENLSKPVIVTGSQIPLAELRSDGQINLLNSLYVAANYPINEVSLFFNNRLYRGNRTTKAHADGFDAFASPNLQPLLEAGIHIRRLGTPPAPNTAGELIVHPITPQPIGVVTIYPGISADVVRNFLRQPVKALILRSYGVGNAPQNGEFLKELQEASERGIVVVNLTQCMSGKVNMGGYATGNALAHAGVISGFDMTVEATLTKLHYLLSQDLDIQSIRSAMMQNLRGELTPDE
- a CDS encoding DNA topoisomerase III: MRLFIAEKPSLARAIADVLPKPHRKGDGFIECGNGQVVTWCIGHLLEQAQPDVYDSRYARWNLNDLPIVPEKWRLQPRPSVTKQLNVIKRFLHDAAEIVHAGDPDREGQLLVDEVLDYLELAPEKRQQVQRCLINDLNPQAVERAISRLRANSEFIPLCVSALARARADWLYGINMTRAYTILGRNAGYQGVLSVGRVQTPVLGLVVRRDEEIENFVAKDFFEVKAHIVTPKDERFTAVWQPSDACESYQDEEGRLLHRPLADHVVNRITGQPAIVTSYNDKRESEPAPLPFSLSALQIEAAKKFGLSAQNVLDICQKLYETHKLITYPRSDSRYLPEEHFAGRHSVMNAIGVHAPDLLPQPAVNPDTHNRCWDDKKVDAHHAIIPTARASSVNLTDNEAKVYNLIARQYLMQFCPDAVFRKCVIELEIAKGKFIAKARFLAEAGWRTLLGNKERDEENDGTPLPVVAKDDELLCEKGEVVERQTQPPRHFTDATLLSAMTGIARFVQDKDLKKILRATDGLGTEATRAGIIELLFKRGFLEKKGRYIHSTEPGRALIHSLPELAARPDMTAHWESVLTQISEKQCRYQDFMQPLVVTLYQLIDQARSTPVKTFRGMVAPGSGAKKPFKKKKSAAAS